TTAGTCTTCATTCTACTTCATGTCTGCTACTTACTATGTTAAACTAACTGTCTGCATTGATTCATAACTACTTGTTCCTGTTGCAATTGCCAAAGAACAAACTAATACATTTCTCTTTTGCAGTTTATACAGAACCAGGGGTTTCTGATTGCCATCTCTAATGAGAATGAAATCCAGGTAGTGCCGTGAGCAATTCACATATAATTCTTTTGCTCAAATTAATTCTTCTTATATAATAcatgtgtgctgttgtttcACTTAATAAGGATGTCAATTGTTGCCTAACTCTTCAAGTTTGCAAGCATCCTATCTGTTTTTGTTTAGTTATGCTTACTTGAATCATATATTGTTACTCTATCCTCATTTCACAAGAATGTTGCCAGTGCTAGGGACTGTTTGCATATAATACATGTGTATCTTGTAGGTATGGAATCTTGAGTTCAGACAACTATTTTATTCTTCGAAGTGGGACATCAATATAACTGCTTTTGCAGTTGTAGAGGGGACATTTCTGATGTGAGCTATATATATGGAAACTTGTCTTCCCCACCGCTTTAGTTTATTAGGCCAGTGTACCTGTTGGAGTAGTTTGTAGCCTTTTCTTGTATGCTAAATCCTTTTGCTGCATTCAGGTACCTTGGAGATGAGAATGGCCTGCTTTCGGTACTGAAGTATGACGTTGATGATGGGAAACTTCAAAAGATGCCCTACAATGTTCCGATACATTCCTTAGCTGGTATGCAATTGTCCCTTTTGTGTCTTTGTCAATAAGTGTTTGTGTTAATTTTACACCATCATATATAGATGGCTTAGCTGTTATACAATTTGCTTCTATTGGTAACTATGCACAAAACTCTAATCCTGAGCAAACAAGATCATAATATATTACACTAAAGTTTGAACCTTCCATAGAAATATTTGACCTTGGGCCCACCTGTGTAAATAAATAATCTTATTTACTGCGAGCACAGGCATTTTTGTTCATGCTTTCTTGCAATTTTGCGTTGTTCTTCATCTGGATTACCAGAAGCACTTGTTATCTGCATAGTATGCCCAATTGAGTTCACCGATTAGCTGGTCCAAATCATTTACTGACACCTTTTCAGTGAATCGTCTTAACATAGTTTGCACTTATTGACATTTTTGGTTTAATTTCTTCACAGAAGCAGCTTGCGTTTCCTTAGAGGATCCTCAATCTATTGTTGGAATACTGCCGCAGCCTGATACCTTTGGGACCAGGTAAGGTCTTCTTATGGTCAATACTCAACCACATCTGGTTAGTGTCATTTCCTTTTTGTTAACAAACATCAAGATAGTATGAATTAGGTATAAGAAATAACCTCACTTCtctttttgactttttattacTTGTTAGCATGAAAACATTTCAGGAATGACAAATTACAGAACCATATGTTCTGAAAAAAAGTGCCAagtaaaaaacacacacacacacacatttgaAGCAGATAGTTTGAAATATGCACTGTAGCTTTATTTCATTCCTTTACTCCCATGCGAGGCTGGATCAATTCATTTTGCCAATCTGGAATACATAAAATAAACTGTTTTAAATGTTTCAGGGTGCTGATTGCATATGAGAAAGGACTATTAGTTCTTTGGGATGTATCAGAGGATCGTGCTATTTCGGTTAGAGGCTATGGTGATTTGCACATGAAGAATCAAATCACAGGTGCACAGAGGGATGCTGGTGAAGATGAAGACAATAATATCAGCgcagaagaagagagagaaatttGCTCCCTTTGTTGGGCATCGCAAGGAGGTTCAACTGTTGCTGTTGGTTATATAACTGGAGACATTCTTCTGTGGGATATGACTGCAAGATCCTCTAAACAAGACAATAGAAGTGATGAACCATCTAATGTTGTTAAACTTCAGCTGGCTTCTGGTAGTCGTAGGCTTCCTGTTATTGTATTACACTGGTCTTCTCGTTCTGCTGATTCTAACAAAGGAGGGCATCTCTTTGTATATGGTGGTGATGATATGGGTTCCGAGGAAGTTCTGACGGTTTGTCCCTTGTTTCGTTTTCCTTTGTTCCTGTTGTTCTTTTTCTCCCTGCTATTTTATAGGCATGGATGTGCGCAATTTATTTATCCTCAAGTGAACTCAAATGTAGTTTATTTTTGGATCCTTTGCCTGCTactttaatttttaaaacaattttcttGCATTTAAAAAACCAGACCTTGTATTTTCTTGCAGGTTCTAAGCCTGGAATCAACTACTGGATTAGAGTCAACAAGATGTATGTCACGAATGGATCTCAGACTTGATGGGTCCTTTGCTGATATGATTTTAATTTCAGATAGCGGGTTTCCGTATAAAAGCCGAACATCTGCAGTTTTCATTTTGACAAATCCTGGGCAATTGAATTTTTATGATGGTGGTGCTCTATTTTCTGTTCCAAAATCAGAAGAGGGAAAAGCTCAGATTGAAGCACAAAAATTTCCAGTCACAGTTCCAACAACTGATCCCAACATAACAGTCACTAATCTTTATTCACTAAATGGAAGGGAATCTCAAAGTATTCCACTTAAGGTACAATTATGCATTTATTTTGGATACTTTAACCTAATAAGACTTCATCGTGTGGCTTTTATTAGATCACATCTGTACGGCTTTTTCTGTAGAAATTTGTTGTTAAGCAAAATGCCGCACCTTTCATGCAACGGAACATGAAATGGCGTTTGACTGGTGGAGTTCCTAGTGAAATGTCAATGAACGAGAATTACACCGTGGAAAGAATATACATTGCAGGGTATCAAGATAGTTCTGTGAGAATATGGGATGCAACCTTTCCAGTTCTGACGCCAATGTTTGTCTTGGATGGAAAGGTCAGTTGTGCTGTGTTATTGCTTGTGTTGTTCCCTGTTGACAAATAACTAACATGTTAACTCATGCAAGTTATTACTATTTACCACAGGTGGTTGGTGTAAATATGGATGGAGAAAATTCCGCTGTATCATCACTTGCTTTTTGCTCATTAAACATGACATTGGCTGTTGGCACAACAAGTGGTCTGGTTAGATCAGATCTTTATTTTACAGATCAGTCCAATTGGTTGGTTATTGAATGCTGACAGTATATTCAAATTCAGTATCTCTTATGTTATTGTAGGTTCGCATCTATAAGCTTCGTGAACACACTGGAGGTTCAAGCTTTCATTTTGTGAGTGAATCTAAGCAGGAAGGTATACATTTCATAGAAGTCCTATTTGcatgtgtttcttttttcttgtgcGTGATCATCTCTTCCATATGCACATACTGCTGCCAGATTTTTACCAAGATAAGTTTATGCTAATTGTCCTTTATTTTTCAAAACACATAAAAAACACGTCTACCTCATAAGATAGTCTGTCAAGCAGAGGTCATACCATGCTTCTTTTGCAAATGAGAAGCGTATGGTGGACAAGAGATCCTAGCTTTAGTCAGTCTGAatgctttttttaaaataaataaataaatagaataCTGAtcatgattaaaaaaaacttccgCCTTGTGCATTAGCAGTCATGCCTTAAATTGATCGAACCTATTCATGTTGATTTTTGCTGTGGTTCAAATATTTGTACTTGTGCTTAAAATGGTAGGCAGGTCTGTAGTATGTCTGCTTGGAATCACTATAGTTTTTTCCCCTGTGAATGTGTGATCCATTTCATCTTCCTTAACGAGTGTCTCATGTGATTTTTCTCACAGTTCATGTTGTTCAACATGGGAGAGGATTTCATTGTCATGTTGCCTTTCTGGCCTCAAATTCCCCTGTGAGGTCTCTCAGATTTACAGCTTCGGGGGAGGTCCTTGCAGTGGGATATCAAAACGGTCAGGTATAATCTACTACTTATTTTGTAATACATTTTGTCTCAAAGATTTAAACCTTGTGTTGATCAGCTGTTACTATTAACTAATAATTATTGTTTTCTGGCTTGTTTTCTGAAAGCTGGCAAGTTTTGATGCCAATCAACTTTCAATTATGTTCACTGTGGACTGTGCATCAGGAACAAATTCTCCTGTTGTTTCATTGAGCAATTACAATGTGGTTACATCTGCCGCAAAGGCAAACGAGCAACAAAAGGAGAGTCTTCAAAGTGCAAAGTCCCCTGCAAATGTTCTACTTTCCTTGACTAAGGATGGACATTTTACTGTACATGACAGCATGAATGGTCTGACAATAAATTCATGTGTGTTAGATCAGAAGCAGCTATCTGCAATTTCCATGTATGTCATAGGCAAGTGATTACTATTCAATTCTTTAAGGTGGTGGTCGCCTTCTTTCTCCTTTAAATCAATACATAACTTTCTTAAGTTTTGGATTTAGATGGAACGTCAGAGGAGGAACAGAACCAATTATCAGAAGACAAATTCCCAAGTCAAGGTCATATTGCAAAAGAGGAAAGTGTTCTGGAcaaaaaacaaacacacacagtTGATAAGAGCCAGAAAAATACTCGGCAACCTTCGCACAGTGGTGGTTCAGATTCATTTCTTTTGGTTTGCTGTGAGGACCTggttcttttattttctctgcCATCGCTGATTCAGGTTCATACTTGGTTA
The window above is part of the Oryza sativa Japonica Group chromosome 7, ASM3414082v1 genome. Proteins encoded here:
- the LOC4344388 gene encoding uncharacterized protein isoform X1 gives rise to the protein MKRLLHKALHQGEGGTHVDVAQMDAQIALHYGIPYTASLLAFDPVQRLLALATLDGRIKIFGGDNIEGLLISPNSLPYKFLQFIQNQGFLIAISNENEIQVWNLEFRQLFYSSKWDINITAFAVVEGTFLMYLGDENGLLSVLKYDVDDGKLQKMPYNVPIHSLAEAACVSLEDPQSIVGILPQPDTFGTRVLIAYEKGLLVLWDVSEDRAISVRGYGDLHMKNQITGAQRDAGEDEDNNISAEEEREICSLCWASQGGSTVAVGYITGDILLWDMTARSSKQDNRSDEPSNVVKLQLASGSRRLPVIVLHWSSRSADSNKGGHLFVYGGDDMGSEEVLTVLSLESTTGLESTRCMSRMDLRLDGSFADMILISDSGFPYKSRTSAVFILTNPGQLNFYDGGALFSVPKSEEGKAQIEAQKFPVTVPTTDPNITVTNLYSLNGRESQSIPLKKFVVKQNAAPFMQRNMKWRLTGGVPSEMSMNENYTVERIYIAGYQDSSVRIWDATFPVLTPMFVLDGKVVGVNMDGENSAVSSLAFCSLNMTLAVGTTSGLVRIYKLREHTGGSSFHFVSESKQEVHVVQHGRGFHCHVAFLASNSPVRSLRFTASGEVLAVGYQNGQLASFDANQLSIMFTVDCASGTNSPVVSLSNYNVVTSAAKANEQQKESLQSAKSPANVLLSLTKDGHFTVHDSMNGLTINSCVLDQKQLSAISMYVIDGTSEEEQNQLSEDKFPSQGHIAKEESVLDKKQTHTVDKSQKNTRQPSHSGGSDSFLLVCCEDLVLLFSLPSLIQGSNKPLHRIKLAKHCCWSAVLTNIDGKACGFILVYQTGAIELRSLPELAILAESSLMSLSRWSYKAGMEKSMSSANGQIALVNGSELAIISLIASENAFRLPESMPCLHDKVLAAAAEAAINASMDQKRNQTPAGGILGGIIKGLKGKEENAKQKGSLSAQTMSEQLESIFLKESLVEPSIPDPDDPIEELSIDDIDIDDEIPLAPPPASSTSHVNKKTTAEEERAKLFEGSSNVEMPRMRTHQEILTKYKFGGDAAAAAAHAKDKLMQRQEKLERISQRTAELESGAENFASLAQELAKSMENKKWWKL
- the LOC4344388 gene encoding uncharacterized protein isoform X2; this translates as MKRLLHKALHQGEGGTHVDVAQMDAQIALHYGIPYTASLLAFDPVQRLLALATLDGRIKIFGGDNIEGLLISPNSLPYKFLQFIQNQGFLIAISNENEIQVWNLEFRQLFYSSKWDINITAFAVVEGTFLMYLGDENGLLSVLKYDVDDGKLQKMPYNVPIHSLAAACVSLEDPQSIVGILPQPDTFGTRVLIAYEKGLLVLWDVSEDRAISVRGYGDLHMKNQITGAQRDAGEDEDNNISAEEEREICSLCWASQGGSTVAVGYITGDILLWDMTARSSKQDNRSDEPSNVVKLQLASGSRRLPVIVLHWSSRSADSNKGGHLFVYGGDDMGSEEVLTVLSLESTTGLESTRCMSRMDLRLDGSFADMILISDSGFPYKSRTSAVFILTNPGQLNFYDGGALFSVPKSEEGKAQIEAQKFPVTVPTTDPNITVTNLYSLNGRESQSIPLKKFVVKQNAAPFMQRNMKWRLTGGVPSEMSMNENYTVERIYIAGYQDSSVRIWDATFPVLTPMFVLDGKVVGVNMDGENSAVSSLAFCSLNMTLAVGTTSGLVRIYKLREHTGGSSFHFVSESKQEVHVVQHGRGFHCHVAFLASNSPVRSLRFTASGEVLAVGYQNGQLASFDANQLSIMFTVDCASGTNSPVVSLSNYNVVTSAAKANEQQKESLQSAKSPANVLLSLTKDGHFTVHDSMNGLTINSCVLDQKQLSAISMYVIDGTSEEEQNQLSEDKFPSQGHIAKEESVLDKKQTHTVDKSQKNTRQPSHSGGSDSFLLVCCEDLVLLFSLPSLIQGSNKPLHRIKLAKHCCWSAVLTNIDGKACGFILVYQTGAIELRSLPELAILAESSLMSLSRWSYKAGMEKSMSSANGQIALVNGSELAIISLIASENAFRLPESMPCLHDKVLAAAAEAAINASMDQKRNQTPAGGILGGIIKGLKGKEENAKQKGSLSAQTMSEQLESIFLKESLVEPSIPDPDDPIEELSIDDIDIDDEIPLAPPPASSTSHVNKKTTAEEERAKLFEGSSNVEMPRMRTHQEILTKYKFGGDAAAAAAHAKDKLMQRQEKLERISQRTAELESGAENFASLAQELAKSMENKKWWKL
- the LOC4344388 gene encoding uncharacterized protein isoform X3, which translates into the protein MRMKSRYLGDENGLLSVLKYDVDDGKLQKMPYNVPIHSLAEAACVSLEDPQSIVGILPQPDTFGTRVLIAYEKGLLVLWDVSEDRAISVRGYGDLHMKNQITGAQRDAGEDEDNNISAEEEREICSLCWASQGGSTVAVGYITGDILLWDMTARSSKQDNRSDEPSNVVKLQLASGSRRLPVIVLHWSSRSADSNKGGHLFVYGGDDMGSEEVLTVLSLESTTGLESTRCMSRMDLRLDGSFADMILISDSGFPYKSRTSAVFILTNPGQLNFYDGGALFSVPKSEEGKAQIEAQKFPVTVPTTDPNITVTNLYSLNGRESQSIPLKKFVVKQNAAPFMQRNMKWRLTGGVPSEMSMNENYTVERIYIAGYQDSSVRIWDATFPVLTPMFVLDGKVVGVNMDGENSAVSSLAFCSLNMTLAVGTTSGLVRIYKLREHTGGSSFHFVSESKQEVHVVQHGRGFHCHVAFLASNSPVRSLRFTASGEVLAVGYQNGQLASFDANQLSIMFTVDCASGTNSPVVSLSNYNVVTSAAKANEQQKESLQSAKSPANVLLSLTKDGHFTVHDSMNGLTINSCVLDQKQLSAISMYVIDGTSEEEQNQLSEDKFPSQGHIAKEESVLDKKQTHTVDKSQKNTRQPSHSGGSDSFLLVCCEDLVLLFSLPSLIQGSNKPLHRIKLAKHCCWSAVLTNIDGKACGFILVYQTGAIELRSLPELAILAESSLMSLSRWSYKAGMEKSMSSANGQIALVNGSELAIISLIASENAFRLPESMPCLHDKVLAAAAEAAINASMDQKRNQTPAGGILGGIIKGLKGKEENAKQKGSLSAQTMSEQLESIFLKESLVEPSIPDPDDPIEELSIDDIDIDDEIPLAPPPASSTSHVNKKTTAEEERAKLFEGSSNVEMPRMRTHQEILTKYKFGGDAAAAAAHAKDKLMQRQEKLERISQRTAELESGAENFASLAQELAKSMENKKWWKL